A genomic window from Cloacibacillus evryensis DSM 19522 includes:
- a CDS encoding acetyl-CoA hydrolase/transferase C-terminal domain-containing protein: MDSLSNFKDRIRKKSLLSKIMSPEEASQYIQPNMLIGCSGFTPVGYPKVIPAALAKRAETEGPVPLTLWCGASSGREIDEELASSGCIKRRYPYQSNKVMRSMINEGKIEYSDIHLSMGGQNLRYGFYGKMDVALIEAAAITENGGIVPSTAVGDAAAYVRCANKVIIEINLTQPAELEGMHDIFIPQDPPYRKPLPLRSVRDRIGVPFIECGAGKILGIVPSSVPDCGVLYDKRCDPVSEKIAANVLNLLDLENKRPIIPINQLPLQFGVGRVANIVLSELAKTVRGDIKIYSEVLQDAVLDLIDAGKLAFASGTSLTMTKGGLQRLFQHLEDYKEKILLRSEEISNSPEIIRRLGVIAVNTALEADIFGNVNSSHNGYDIVNGIGGSGDFARNAYLTIFVCPSLYKTDGSSNIVFNCSHVDHTEHDVDVIITEYGVADLRGLTRTERAKEIIGKCAHPSHRCGLYKRLRSMRHCRRETGA; the protein is encoded by the coding sequence ATGGACAGCTTGTCTAACTTCAAGGATAGGATCAGAAAAAAATCTCTGTTGTCTAAAATCATGTCGCCGGAAGAAGCATCTCAGTATATTCAACCGAACATGCTCATCGGATGCAGCGGGTTTACCCCTGTAGGATATCCTAAAGTAATCCCCGCGGCTCTCGCAAAGAGAGCGGAAACGGAAGGACCTGTGCCGCTGACCTTATGGTGCGGAGCCTCGTCCGGACGCGAGATAGACGAAGAGCTTGCTTCATCAGGCTGTATCAAGCGCCGGTACCCATACCAATCGAACAAGGTAATGAGAAGTATGATCAACGAGGGGAAAATAGAATATTCGGACATCCACCTCTCAATGGGAGGACAAAATTTAAGGTACGGATTCTACGGAAAGATGGATGTCGCGCTGATAGAGGCCGCCGCCATAACGGAAAACGGCGGAATCGTACCAAGCACGGCCGTCGGCGACGCCGCCGCTTATGTTCGCTGCGCGAATAAGGTCATTATTGAAATAAACCTGACACAGCCTGCCGAATTAGAGGGTATGCATGATATATTTATTCCCCAAGACCCTCCTTACAGGAAACCTCTTCCATTGAGATCGGTACGAGACAGGATAGGCGTTCCGTTTATTGAGTGCGGCGCAGGTAAGATACTGGGAATCGTTCCCTCTTCTGTACCTGACTGCGGCGTACTCTACGACAAACGCTGCGACCCAGTCAGTGAAAAAATTGCCGCCAACGTACTGAACCTTTTAGACCTGGAAAATAAAAGGCCGATAATTCCCATAAATCAGCTGCCGCTTCAATTTGGCGTCGGCAGGGTGGCGAATATAGTTTTGTCGGAACTGGCAAAGACTGTTCGCGGTGACATAAAAATCTACAGCGAGGTTTTACAGGACGCCGTATTGGACCTCATAGACGCGGGGAAATTAGCTTTCGCCTCCGGCACCTCTCTTACGATGACAAAAGGCGGCCTGCAAAGATTATTTCAGCATCTTGAAGATTACAAAGAAAAAATACTCCTGAGATCGGAAGAGATAAGCAATAGCCCGGAAATAATCCGCAGACTGGGAGTGATCGCCGTAAATACCGCGTTGGAAGCCGATATCTTCGGCAATGTAAACTCGAGCCATAACGGTTATGACATAGTAAATGGCATCGGCGGCAGCGGTGATTTCGCAAGGAACGCGTATTTGACTATATTCGTCTGCCCGTCTTTGTACAAAACAGACGGTTCTTCAAATATCGTATTTAACTGTTCACATGTCGACCATACGGAACACGATGTCGACGTGATCATTACAGAATACGGCGTCGCCGATTTAAGAGGACTCACTCGAACCGAACGGGCAAAAGAGATCATAGGCAAGTGCGCCCATCCTTCACATCGATGCGGACTTTATAAAAGGTTAAGATCAATGCGGCATTGCAGACGGGAAACAGGCGCATGA
- a CDS encoding nucleoside recognition domain-containing protein → MAEKRPGIIDLFVSGARRGFNISMTGMLPNVVMAFVIIRFLDMSGFLPLISKAAAPVMALFGLPGDAMIVLVTGFMSIGGGCGAAAALAAAGKLSMDNMTQLLPCVLLSGAMVQYMGRCLGTADARKKYWVLHCLISICNGLIALWIMKFVILAF, encoded by the coding sequence ATGGCTGAAAAGAGGCCCGGAATCATAGATCTGTTTGTCAGCGGGGCGCGGCGCGGTTTCAACATCAGTATGACAGGTATGCTGCCAAATGTTGTTATGGCATTTGTTATAATCCGTTTTCTCGACATGAGCGGTTTCCTGCCGCTGATATCTAAGGCCGCAGCTCCGGTTATGGCGCTGTTCGGCCTGCCGGGCGACGCGATGATCGTTCTGGTTACCGGTTTCATGAGCATTGGAGGAGGCTGCGGCGCGGCCGCCGCCCTTGCAGCTGCCGGTAAACTGAGTATGGATAATATGACGCAGCTGCTTCCCTGTGTCCTGCTTTCCGGGGCAATGGTCCAGTATATGGGACGCTGCCTGGGGACGGCGGACGCCAGGAAAAAATATTGGGTCCTGCATTGTCTGATTTCAATCTGCAACGGCCTGATCGCCCTGTGGATCATGAAGTTCGTGATACTCGCCTTTTAA
- a CDS encoding nucleoside recognition domain-containing protein, with translation MENINNEPKVTWASYVALFIVVIMFSGIFANSGGILKAFDFSQLNGQFGNIPFEKGFNFKGVGGSGARDGFMMAITLTPAVILALGIVSVCEGFGGLLAANRLMSPFFKPLLGIPGICGLAFIASLQSTDTGAGMTKELFDNNFITDEERSIFCQLQLSAGATITNYFGSGAAFFPFLAVPLGIPLLMVFIMKIFGANVMRFAIRWDLKRQAGR, from the coding sequence ATGGAAAATATAAATAATGAACCTAAAGTGACGTGGGCAAGTTATGTGGCGCTGTTTATCGTGGTAATCATGTTTTCCGGGATATTCGCCAACAGCGGCGGGATTTTGAAGGCCTTTGATTTCAGTCAGCTTAACGGCCAGTTTGGAAATATCCCCTTTGAAAAAGGATTCAATTTCAAAGGGGTGGGCGGCTCCGGGGCCAGAGATGGTTTTATGATGGCAATAACACTGACGCCGGCCGTGATTCTGGCTTTGGGGATAGTCTCCGTCTGCGAGGGGTTCGGAGGGCTTTTGGCTGCCAACAGGCTGATGTCTCCCTTTTTCAAACCGCTTTTGGGAATCCCCGGAATCTGCGGGCTGGCGTTTATCGCGAGTTTGCAGAGCACGGATACCGGTGCAGGTATGACGAAAGAGCTTTTTGACAATAACTTTATCACAGACGAGGAGCGGTCGATATTTTGTCAATTGCAGCTCAGCGCGGGCGCTACGATCACAAATTATTTCGGTTCGGGGGCGGCGTTCTTCCCTTTTCTTGCCGTGCCGCTGGGAATTCCTCTGCTTATGGTATTCATTATGAAGATATTCGGAGCGAATGTCATGAGGTTTGCCATCCGTTGGGATTTAAAAAGACAGGCTGGAAGATAG
- a CDS encoding amidohydrolase family protein, with product MSNYTLIKCGKLFDGIKEELQENVEIVVKDNKIEEVGKNLSVPNNVNVIDLSSVTVTPGLIDAHVHFQHFNWKERRNEIVFHNASWKAMAFLYNARKSLHRGFTSIRTVGSSTYDAYGVVNAKKLINMGYFEGSRLVALPHYHYSPGSHGDHSQYLAENPAISELMAKTAPTMGCGVDFFRNSVREQVKYGAEFVKIMATGGFSTPNDSPEDQQLSDDEMKAIIDTAHELHKTCTAHVYAGPLMKKLALMGIDGMEHGAMIDKEACRIMEERDIYLISNMAVYDDVIDINEESLAKKPIFFQRKLREYQGRLIEGRKIILESNLRLGYGTDFVAVHHPYDSGYEYESWMLSKIDPFRILKAATSINAGILQMADEIGTIEPGKFADISAWPRDLMTDSKALLDCCFVMKDGVAYPTEKSE from the coding sequence ATGAGTAACTACACGCTGATCAAATGCGGGAAACTTTTTGACGGGATAAAAGAAGAGCTCCAAGAAAATGTTGAAATCGTCGTTAAGGATAACAAGATCGAAGAGGTCGGCAAAAATTTAAGCGTCCCCAACAATGTAAATGTAATAGACCTATCTTCCGTTACAGTAACGCCGGGGCTGATAGACGCTCATGTCCATTTTCAGCACTTCAATTGGAAGGAGCGGCGCAATGAGATCGTATTTCACAACGCGTCATGGAAGGCGATGGCTTTTCTTTATAACGCGCGCAAGAGCCTGCACCGCGGCTTTACCTCGATAAGGACCGTAGGCAGTTCCACCTATGACGCTTACGGAGTGGTCAACGCTAAGAAGCTGATCAATATGGGATATTTTGAGGGCTCGCGGCTTGTCGCTTTGCCGCATTATCATTACAGCCCGGGAAGCCACGGCGACCACAGCCAGTATCTCGCGGAGAATCCGGCCATTTCGGAATTGATGGCAAAGACCGCGCCGACAATGGGATGCGGCGTTGATTTCTTCAGGAATTCCGTCAGAGAGCAGGTCAAATATGGCGCGGAGTTTGTAAAGATCATGGCGACCGGCGGTTTCTCAACACCCAACGATTCTCCCGAAGACCAGCAGCTCAGCGACGACGAAATGAAGGCTATCATAGACACGGCACATGAGCTTCACAAGACCTGCACCGCGCACGTATATGCCGGCCCGTTGATGAAAAAGCTGGCGCTCATGGGGATAGACGGCATGGAACACGGGGCAATGATAGATAAAGAGGCTTGCCGGATAATGGAAGAGCGCGACATTTATTTGATTTCCAATATGGCGGTCTATGACGACGTGATCGATATCAATGAGGAGTCCCTTGCCAAGAAGCCAATCTTTTTCCAGCGGAAGCTGCGGGAATATCAGGGAAGACTGATAGAGGGGCGCAAAATAATTCTGGAGAGTAATTTGCGGCTCGGCTATGGGACAGATTTTGTCGCCGTACACCACCCGTATGACAGCGGGTACGAATATGAATCGTGGATGTTGAGCAAGATCGATCCCTTCCGCATTTTAAAGGCCGCCACCTCCATAAACGCCGGGATTTTGCAGATGGCCGACGAGATAGGGACGATAGAACCCGGAAAATTCGCCGATATTTCCGCGTGGCCCCGTGATTTAATGACGGATTCCAAAGCTCTCCTTGACTGCTGTTTCGTAATGAAGGATGGAGTAGCCTACCCCACCGAAAAATCCGAATAA